One genomic segment of Brassica napus cultivar Da-Ae chromosome A3, Da-Ae, whole genome shotgun sequence includes these proteins:
- the LOC106429989 gene encoding putative inactive serine/threonine-protein kinase At5g11400 isoform X1, which translates to MGNCLKPSKEQAPPTSPKPLNIPPIPELENENLRVFSSKEVKKLTKKFGHNRLVVDNNGFGRLFYQGYVNETTFSPSKNGTGLAVSVMHCVLHSSEELEEWKAEIRCLGKISHPSLVKLLGYCCEVKESLLVLECFHKGSLEAHIFGKEEETLAWEIRLKIAIETAQCLAFLHSVNNRALSREFGMHDIFLDEHYNAKLFYLGSNELRLFEDSISTAFIGRTDYTPPEYVISGHLGMKSDVYTFGVILIELLTGLKAFRRGVRDIKSAISVKPFLSDKNKILSIIDPRIGNDYPVNAVIQMGKLIKRCIKLDTKKRPTMQQVLDGLNDIADIKD; encoded by the exons ATGGGAAACTGTCTAAAACCTTCCAAAGAACAGGCTCCTCCAACTTCTCCCAAGCCTCTTAACATCCCTCCAATTCCAG AGCTGGAAAACGAGAATCTGAGAGTCTTCAGCTCCAAGGAAGTGAAGAAACTAACAAAGAAATTCGGACATAATAGGCTTGTAGTTGACAATAATGGTTTTGGTCGATTATTCTACCAGGGATACGTTAATGAGACCACATTTTCTCCATCTAAAAACGGAACAGGACTCGCTGTTTCTGTCATGCACTGTGTTCTACATAGTTCCGAGGAACTAGAAGAGTGGAAG GCAGAAATTAGGTGCCTAGGAAAGATTTCTCATCCAAGCTTGGTCAAACTATTAGGCTATTGCTGTGAAGTTAAGGAATCACTCTTGGTTCTTGAATGCTTCCACAAAGGAAGTCTTGAAGCTCACATTTTTGGAA aagaagaagaaacattggCTTGGGAAATACGGCTTAAGATAGCCATTGAAACAGCTCAATGTCTTGCATTTCTCCACTCCGTTAATAACAGAGCGTTATCTCGAGAATTCGGAATGCATGACATTTTCCTTGACGAG CACTACAATGCGAAACTGTTTTATCTTGGATCAAACGAGCTACGTTTGTTTGAAGATAGTATCTCGACCGCATTCATTGGAAGAACTGATTACACACCTCCTGAATATGTAATCTCAG GTCATTTGGGCATGAAGAGCGATGTCTATACATTTGGTGTGATCTTGATTGAGCTTTTAACTGGTTTAAAAGCTTTCCGTAGAGGAGTGAGAGACATAAAAAGTGCAATCTCGGTTAAACCTTTCTTGTCCGATAAGAATAAAATCCTGAGTATAATCGATCCAAGAATTGGAAACGACTATCCTGTCAATGCAGTGATACAAATGGGAAAACTCATCAAAAGATGTATCAAGTTGGACACGAAGAAGCGACCAACGATGCAACAAGTTTTGGATGGTTTAAATGATATCGCAGATATTAAGGACTAA
- the LOC106443067 gene encoding polyadenylate-binding protein-interacting protein 5-like produces MKPGGGAFALNPNAASYVPLSNRVDHADVEGFVFANPTTQEISFAGVQVSMPPEKSSEMAYKQIRDDDLDLEMDIDMDIEYLLVTFSGLSQESITDVYLANSGDLEATIEMLTQLEIYSDETQESLPETLDIGDHFESGPSTSKAAAHKKAATEVVASSAPVIPNATVSA; encoded by the exons ATGAAGCCAGGAGGAGGAGCATTTGCATTGAATCCGAACGCAGCATCATATGTACCACTCTCCAACAGAGTGGACCATGCTGATGTGGAAGGCTTCGTGTTTGCCAACCCCACCACACAAGAGATAAGTTTCGCAGGCGTCCAAGTGTCCATGCCGCCTGAGAAATCATCTGAGATGGCgtacaagcagataagggacgaTGATCTGGATTTGGAGATGGATATAGACATGGATATTGAGTACCTTCTGGTCACATTCTCCGGTCTCTCACAAGAGTCTATCACCGATGTGTACCTAGCGAATAGCGGTGACCTTGAAGCAACCATTGAGATGCTGACTCAGCTTGAG ATATACAGCGATGAAACTCAAGAAAGCCTCCCAGAGACGCTGGACATTGGGGATCACTTTGAATCAGGCCCTTCAACCTCAAAAGCAGCAGCACATAAGAAGGCAGCTACTGAAGTCGTTGCTTCATCTGCACCAGTTATCCCCAATGCAACTGTATCTGCCTGA
- the LOC106429989 gene encoding putative inactive serine/threonine-protein kinase At5g11400 isoform X2: MGNCLKPSKEQAPPTSPKPLNIPPIPELENENLRVFSSKEVKKLTKKFGHNRLVVDNNGFGRLFYQGYVNETTFSPSKNGTGLAVSVMHCVLHSSEELEEWKAEIRCLGKISHPSLVKLLGYCCEVKESLLVLECFHKGSLEAHIFGKEETLAWEIRLKIAIETAQCLAFLHSVNNRALSREFGMHDIFLDEHYNAKLFYLGSNELRLFEDSISTAFIGRTDYTPPEYVISGHLGMKSDVYTFGVILIELLTGLKAFRRGVRDIKSAISVKPFLSDKNKILSIIDPRIGNDYPVNAVIQMGKLIKRCIKLDTKKRPTMQQVLDGLNDIADIKD; the protein is encoded by the exons ATGGGAAACTGTCTAAAACCTTCCAAAGAACAGGCTCCTCCAACTTCTCCCAAGCCTCTTAACATCCCTCCAATTCCAG AGCTGGAAAACGAGAATCTGAGAGTCTTCAGCTCCAAGGAAGTGAAGAAACTAACAAAGAAATTCGGACATAATAGGCTTGTAGTTGACAATAATGGTTTTGGTCGATTATTCTACCAGGGATACGTTAATGAGACCACATTTTCTCCATCTAAAAACGGAACAGGACTCGCTGTTTCTGTCATGCACTGTGTTCTACATAGTTCCGAGGAACTAGAAGAGTGGAAG GCAGAAATTAGGTGCCTAGGAAAGATTTCTCATCCAAGCTTGGTCAAACTATTAGGCTATTGCTGTGAAGTTAAGGAATCACTCTTGGTTCTTGAATGCTTCCACAAAGGAAGTCTTGAAGCTCACATTTTTGGAA aagaagaaacattggCTTGGGAAATACGGCTTAAGATAGCCATTGAAACAGCTCAATGTCTTGCATTTCTCCACTCCGTTAATAACAGAGCGTTATCTCGAGAATTCGGAATGCATGACATTTTCCTTGACGAG CACTACAATGCGAAACTGTTTTATCTTGGATCAAACGAGCTACGTTTGTTTGAAGATAGTATCTCGACCGCATTCATTGGAAGAACTGATTACACACCTCCTGAATATGTAATCTCAG GTCATTTGGGCATGAAGAGCGATGTCTATACATTTGGTGTGATCTTGATTGAGCTTTTAACTGGTTTAAAAGCTTTCCGTAGAGGAGTGAGAGACATAAAAAGTGCAATCTCGGTTAAACCTTTCTTGTCCGATAAGAATAAAATCCTGAGTATAATCGATCCAAGAATTGGAAACGACTATCCTGTCAATGCAGTGATACAAATGGGAAAACTCATCAAAAGATGTATCAAGTTGGACACGAAGAAGCGACCAACGATGCAACAAGTTTTGGATGGTTTAAATGATATCGCAGATATTAAGGACTAA